One segment of Kogia breviceps isolate mKogBre1 chromosome 14, mKogBre1 haplotype 1, whole genome shotgun sequence DNA contains the following:
- the AVP gene encoding vasopressin-neurophysin 2-copeptin, which yields MPDATLPACFLGLLAFTSACYFQNCPRGGKRATSDLELRQCLPCGPGGKGRCFGPSICCGDELGCLVGTAEALRCQEENYLPSPCQSGQKTCGSGGRCAAAGICCNDESCVTEPECRQGASFPGRARASDLSNATLLDGPSGALLLRLVQLAGAPGPAEPAQPGVY from the exons ATGCCCGACGCCACACTGCCTGCCTGCTTCCTCGGCCTGCTGGCCTTCACCTCCGCTTGCTACTTCCAGAACTGCCCAAGGGGTGGCAAGAGGGCCACGTCTGACCTGGAGCTGAGACAG TGTCTCCCCTGCGGCCCCGGGGGCAAAGGCCGCTGCTTCGGGCCCAGCATCTGCTGCGGGGACGAGCTGGGCTGCCTCGTGGGCACGGCTGAGGCGCTGCGCTGCCAGGAGGAGAACTACCTGCCGTCGCCCTGCCAGTCGGGCCAGAAGACGTGCGGGAGCGGGGGCCGCTGCGCCGCCGCCGGCATCTGCTGCAACGACG AGAGCTGCGTGACGGAGCCCGAGTGCCGGCAGGGCGCCAGCTTCCCTGGACGCGCCCGGGCCAGCGACCTGAGCAACGCGACCCTGCTGGACGGGCCGAGCGGGGCCTTGCTGCTGCGGCTGGTGCAGCTGGCTGGGGCGCCGGGACCCGCTGAACCCGCCCAGCCCGGCGTCTACTGA
- the OXT gene encoding oxytocin-neurophysin 1, producing MAGPSLACCLLGLLALTSACYIQNCPLGGKRAVLDLDVRKCLPCGPEGKGRCFGPSICCGDELGCLVGTAEALRCQEENYLPSPCQSGQKPCGSGGRCAAAGICCSPDGCRGDPVCDPEAAFSQL from the exons ATGGCTGGCCCCAGCCTCGCCTGCTGCCTGCTCGGCCTCCTGGCGCTGACCTCCGCCTGCTATATCCAGAACTGCCCCCTGGGCGGCAAGCGGGCCGTGCTGGACCTCGACGTACGCAAG TGTCTCCCCTGCGGCCCCGAGGGCAAAGGCCGCTGCTTCGGGCCCAGCATCTGCTGCGGGGACGAGCTGGGCTGCCTCGTGGGCACGGCCGAGGCGCTGCGCTGCCAGGAGGAGAACTACCTGCCGTCGCCCTGCCAGTCGGGCCAGAAGCCGTGCGGGAGCGGGGGCCGCTGCGCCGCCGCCGGCATCTGCTGCAGCCCCG ATGGCTGCCGCGGCGACCCCGTCTGCGACCCCGAGGCCGCCTTCTCCCAGCTCTGA